The following nucleotide sequence is from Populus trichocarpa isolate Nisqually-1 chromosome 11, P.trichocarpa_v4.1, whole genome shotgun sequence.
tccttgaaataccAACCCACTTCTTCATCTAGgtcaaacattattttcttaCCCTAATAATTTACCGAAGCCCTATGCTTTGCCAACCAATCCATTCctaaaatcacatcaaaatcaaccatatcTAAGACATTTAAGTCTCCCATAAAGATCTTATCTTCAATCTCTATTTCACAATCCAGATACACATACTTCACTAATATTAATTCATCTAAAGGAGTAGAGACTGAAATTGGGGATTTTAACAAGGTTGATTGTTTATCTAACCTCATGGCAAAATATGAGGACACAAATGAATGGGTTGCACCCGTATCAAACAAAACTTTTGCTTCAAAAGAGCAAACAAGAAGAATACCTGAAACAACTGTGTTGGATGCCTGGGCATCCTGCTAAGTCAAGGCAAAAACTCTAGCATGCCCGTGACCCTGCTGTATCTGACCTCTATCACTTACACCCCGGCCTCTCTGACCTTAAATGTGATACCTACATTTTACCTAAGAGTCACCGAGTACATTATCCTTTAAGTATGAATAAAAGTGATGTTCCCTTTGCTTTAATTCACTCAGATGTGTAAGGTCCTTCTTTAGCCTTTACTATGGCTAGCATTTGATGGTTTGTAATCTTTGTAGATGACTGCACTCGCATGACGTGGCTTTATCtactaaaacaaaaacatgaagtCCTGAATGTGTTTCAATCCTTTCATGCTATGGTTCAAACTCAATTCTTGGCTAAAATTCAGATCCTCCGTTCAGATAATGGCGGAGAATATATGACTCATCAGTTTAATGAGTATTGTCAACAATATGGACTTATTCATGAAACCTTATGCCCTCAGACTCCCCAGCAAAATGGAGTGGCTGAATGGAAAAACCGACATATTTTTGAAACAGCTCGGGCGCTATTACTCAGCACGAACATGCCTAGTAGATATTGGTCTGATGTCGTTGCCACAACAGTACATCTTCTTAACAGAATGCCCTCCAAAGTATTAAACTTTCAAACCCCACTTCAGGTACTCTCAACACATGTCTCATTGCCTTCTGTGTTGATGATTTCACTATGAGTCTTTGGATGTGTTGCTTTTGTTCACCTCCATAAGAACTAGCGCACTAAGTTAGATCCTTGTGCAGTCCGCTGCATTTTTCTAGGATATAGCTCTCATCAAAAGGGATATAGGTGCTATGATCTAGTCAGTAAACGCACTTATATAACTATGGATGTTACATTTTTGGAGTCTGAAACCTTCTTTTCCAAAGAACCCGATTCTCCACATCAGGGGGAGTACTTAGATGAAGTGCATAATTGGTTACAATTTGGTTGGTTTAATGATGCCAACATAGATATGCCAACTACATCACCAAAAATAGATATTCCAACTACAGAGGATACAACTGATATGCCAACTACATCACCAGAGGACATAATTGAAGCAGATACAAAAGCCCCTCTCTTCTCAGTACCCGACAATCCTTCTTCTGTGAATACCCCTGAGGTAAGCTCTCATATTATATCTCCAGACTCTCATGATATAGATACCACTGTTGGCTATACTTTACCTATCAGGTGCAACAGAGGCAAACCACCCAATAGATATTCTCCAGAAGTTGAAAACcgaagatcaaaatatttaattgcaaACTTTGTATCTACAACAAGACTTTTTGAACCCCTAAAAAACTTCGCATATGCACTGTCCTCATGTCATGTACCTACAGGTGTTCATGAAGCATTGGCCAATCCTAAATGGACTCAAGCCATAAAAGACGAAATGAATGCTCTGCTAAAAAATGAAACCTGGACCTTGGCACTCTTACCCGAAGCAAAAAAACTAGTGAGGTGCAAATCGGTGTTCTCTATCAAGCACAAAGCAGATGGATCAATTGAGAGATACAAAGCACGACTAGTGGCAAAATGCTATACACAGACATATGGGGTAGATATTTATCAAGAGACCTTCTCACCAGTAGCAAAATTAAACACAGTGAGAGTATCGGTATCTCTAGCAGCTAATCTTGATTAGCCACTACATCAGTTTGACGTAAAAAATGCCTTCCTCCATGACGATCTTGAAGAGGAAGTCTACATGGATATTCCAACAGGTTATACGACAATCTTAGAATCCAAGATGGTGTGCAAATTGTAGCGAGCATTGTATGGGTTAAAACAATCACCTCAAGCATGGTTTAAGAGATTTAGCTTGATAATGAAGAAATATAGCTTTCAACAAAGTAACTCAGATCATACGTTATTTCTAAAACATCAACAAGGCAAGGTGACAACTCTAATAGTCTATGTGGATGACATGATCATCATAGGAAATGATCCTGAAGAAATATCAAGGCTCTAAGAACAACTTACTACTGAATTCGAGATGAAGAATCTAGGAGGACTGAAATTTTTTCTAGGAATTGAGGTCGATAGATCAAAGCAAGGTATATTCCTTTcccaacaaaaatatattatagacCTACTATCAGAAGTTGGACTAGTGGAATGTAAACCCTGTAGACACGCCAATTGTTCAGAATCACAAACTTGAAGAATACACTAACCAGGTACCTACAGATAAAATAAGGTACTAGAGATTGGTAGGAAAACTTATCTATCTCTCTCACACACGCCCAGATATCGCCTATGCCGTGAGCGTAGTGAGTCAATTTATGCATTGCCCAAGCGAAGATCACATGGAAGCAGCAATCAAAATTCTTTGATACTTAAAGTCTTCCCCGAGAAAGGGAATTCTGTTTTCAAAGAATAACCATATAAAGATAGAGGGATATATAGATGCAGATTAGGTGGGAAATATTTCTGATAGAAAGTCAACTTCAGGGTATTTCACCTTCGTTGGAGGGAGTCTTGTTACATAAATAAGTAAGAAGCAAAAAATGGTGGCATTGTCAAGTGCTGAGGCTGAATTTCGTGGGATGGCTAAAGGTCTTTGTGAACTTCTATGGCTTAGGAGATTGTTAACAAAAATCGGCTTTGCGCCTAACTGCAAGATAAATCTGTTTTGCAATAACAAGACTGCTATCAATATTTCACATAATCCAATTCAACACGACCGAACAAAACATGTAGAGATAGATCGATATTTTATTAAGCAGAATCTAGAGGCAAAAATCATTCAGTTCCCTTTTGTCAAATCTGAAGACCAACTAGTAGATATACTCACAAAGGCGATGTGTAGTAAGAATTTCTACAACTCACTTGACAAGTTGAATATTCAAAATTTGTATGCACCAACTTGAGGAGAAGTGTTGGCGTGAGCTGTCATTGAGAGATTATAGGATGAAGCTGTCATGGAGAGATTATAGGAAGAATAGAGAGATTCTAGGAATCCCATAATTTAATGGGTCAAACATTATTCTTGCCTCTAATTGAGAGATCTTTGTGTATTAATAGACTAGCAATCATTGTAAAGAAAGACACATAAATAAgagatatattttcaaatactatCAGAGAATTCACGAACCTAAAAAGTAACTTCCTGCAAACATTACATTGTAGTTGTGAGATACAATAGATTCCCaaccaaatttttataaaatgtatcACCCACCTTCTTTCCTCTATCTTTCATTAACTTTCCATTCATCACCAAAGGCATTTTAACAGGTTTTAAGCCAAacattctgatttttttaagaattattttcaGCAAActtcttctaaaaaataatatcatcattATCTTGATAAACCTTAATACCTAAAAAGTGATGTAGCAACCCCATTTCATTTATCTCATatctttttatcatttctttcaTAAACTCTTCAATTCATCTTCCATTACTACCCATAATTACtaaatcatcaatatataattcaacAATAAGAACATCACTTTCACCTTGTTTCTTCATATACAAAGTaggctttcttttccttctcttaaaGCCCTGGTGAATGATGTAACTGTTACTTTAGTTGTACTAAGTTCTCGGAGCTTGTTTTAGACTATATAATGCTTCTTCAATAAATATATCTTATCTTATTTTCCACTAACAACAAAATATTGTAGACAGTGCTATCGTTGTATCACCTTAGCTGGCATGGAAACATTAGTGGACAAAAGAGGAGTGCTATCGTTGACATCAAAGGCAGCAAGGTTTCCATCATGATCAGTAATCTTGAAAATTCCAGTAGAGTTCTTGAGTGAAGTTTCTCTGTTGGCAACCCAAACTACTATTTGCTGGGAGAGACTTTGTTGAACCATATTCCAACATAGCGGCTTGGGGATTTTTCAGGACTGAAGAAGCCTAGTTTGAAGTTTCCATTGGATGATACAAGAAATTGATTTTCACTACCAGATACAAATTGGGTTTAAGTTATGGTGTCCATTGCTATAGATGGTGACAGAGTATTGAATATTAGAAGCAGTAGCAtgatagaaaattttattttagattccaTTATGACTTTGAAACTTCATGGGTTTGAACCTCTGGTGATGATAATATTGTTGAGAGAAAAAGTGATCACATTTAATGCTTTTTGATATTTCTGTGAGTGTAGAAATCATTCACTAGAGAGAGATGCTAAAATCTCCTTAAATATGTAGGGCATGCCATTTTAAATTGGTTAGTTGAATCACTTAAAGGTAGTCACGTCAAGGAAGTAACGTGTTCCATGCAGCAAGATCATCAATATTCATGGAGGGAGTTCCACTGCAATTTGGCATGAGTATAGTCTTTTATATTCTAGTActtcatataatatttatttttatttttatattttctcctGGATAAGTAGAATAATCTTTATTAtgtatgtaatataaataaatatatatatttattatatgatgagcacaactagttaatttcttgaatatttatatttgttactttatttttctagtacttatctattcttgaatttgcactcaTATTCTATTgaactaaattatatttaatatgatatacattgctttgataattatgtgaatatctattatgccttgatataTATAAGACTTGTCAGCAACTTCATGCTAAGGGAGAGTAGTTAGTTTATGTGCATATAGTATTCTGTATACTTAACCGGTGAGAGATGCATCGGCTTGTGGTGACTGATCCTCCCacagtggtcaccttcgggtaTCATCTGATCTTTGACATGTATTccattattttatgataatatgcttcgtatgtatatgtatatcaagataaattgacttgcaaattattaatatctaaaatatatattaaattaatgttatttccttactgagttggttgaactcaccccttatttttaatattatttgaggTTCTTAATTTTTGTTAGTAGGTGAACTTTGTTGAGTGTTTctgcttcttcagttttggtTGATATGCCTCGCTTTGTTGAGTGCTTCTGTTAGCGAggttttccttttagttttgatttgatatcTTAAACACTCCactattatattgttttagttaaagttttaattttgacaatgtaatgagtattatggattatttcaaagtgatatttgattttattggttttgaataatataatattttagaacTTTATGAAATGCTGCGtgaattttataaagttttgtttataataaGTACATTCTAAGACTTGGCATAAGTGTAATGCCTTGTTGACACCGCTCATGCGTTATTGATTATAAACTCGGGATTCAGGTTGCGATTCTCTCTCACAATCCTTAAGACTATGTTTTCTCACAAATTATAATGTTAAATTTGATGACTGaattactgtttttttaatgaataaagcaatttaattaaatattttaataataatgaaaaacttattttttggaAGGTagctaaattatttaaaatatgctAAAGAATGGTTTATGACATGTGTATGGATTAGATTGAATAcaaataaatgatataaaataattttaaaagaagtaAAATCATAACTtcttactatataaaaaaaaaccccattcAAGGTTTTCCgaccttgttattttttttttatctaaattgtctttatatttcaacTAAATATGTGTTTAGTAATGCGGTTTAGAGTGCTTATATAAAAATGcttatataaaagtatttattaattaaaaatataataaaataatattttttaaaatatttttatttttaacatcaatacattaaaactataaaacacatctaaaaatcattaatataatacTTTTTCGAGTTTAAACCCAATAAAAACCTAAATCCTTACACCGGTTGAAATGTTATTTATAAggagtgagaaaaaaaaggttgtgtAAATAAATATTCTATCTCCAACCTTGAGGACGAAGTTGATCAAATGCGGGAAAGTAATGATGCTTGTGGAAAATAGGGCCCAAAAATTATCCTAAAGATGTCAAGCCCAgcttatattaaaatgatcagACCACAtgacatatacatacatacatatatatatatatatatatatatatatatatatatatatatatacatcctTGACtgttgaaataaaatgaattattctGGAGTTGGAAGTTAACAATGTTTACTATAAAGTTTTCATGTTTAGCTACATTCAACCATTTTTAGGATGATGCAATTCGATTACCTGAAAAAATGGTTGAAGGGACAATTCATCTCTCTAGActtcatgttatttttcaaaatcttttttgcctatgttatttttttaaatttgattcataattgttttaaaaaattcattcttGCACCGCACCTgtgttattttggattttaacttcataatttatttatatatattacctTGCCGTAGAGTTCTTGAGGTGTCACAGAAAGATCTCAATGTTTGATTGATGTTAAATTTTGTAAAGCTAGAGATgagttgtgaaaaataaatttaatctatataaaatatacaaaaagaattataaataaattacattaattttataaaaaaattaaacatacccaatacaattaaaaaaataatcattacttaaaaaaagccaaataagcaaaaacaaatcacaaagaaaAGTACTagtcaaaacaaaaatacaaaaattattttaaaaaatacatataaaaaagtagtattttaaaaaataaaaaataaaataataagactAAGCACAGTGAGTGTGGGAAGCCAGGCTAAGTGCTTGGCCCACTAATAAAAGACCCGTATGCAAACCTACAAGTTCAAGCTCACGCAAGCaagcctttttatttatttattttaagttaaaaggGTTGACGACGTATCGTCCACTCCATCTgctgacaaaaaaaatagataacgcGCCGTCTATTATTCCCAAAAATCCGATTACTGTGGTGGCTGAAAAAATagaattcttgttttttcaactcaaaaatttattttcaaactatTATTTTACCCGAAACACctaagtaatatttttaaaaccttgTTACATCAATTCATGGcctcaaaaaacattaaaaattatctcaaaattcataattaactcgagataaattttttttttctgaatttaaatatgtttttcttagtCAATTTcaagataagaaaatatataatcttaacttttttcattatataaaattaattcacacaaaattatattgttttagtgTTCAGAATCACCACTAATAAGAACTTAATTTTTCTAAGTTGAAATCTAGCAATCAtctctttatccttttttttaaaaaaaaaggctgaaAAGAAGTGAAAGTAAagtttgggtttaataactatgaaatAATGTATAGTGTTCAGTGTTTGTCCACGAATGGCCAAGTCAACTCTATTTCATTTGTTAGGTCATAGTAGATCAAGAGCCAGGAGTCTTCTAAGGCTTTTTTTAATCTCCAATATTTATTCGGATCTTCTGCTAGGTGTTCTCCGTCAGCCATAATAGCCGCCGCCGCCCCTCTCTCCTCTTCATCAAAGTCAACTCTACTTTGTCTTGTCGTATTATTAACGAGATAGACCCCTCCTGCCTTGTATGCCACTCTCTACAAGTAAAGTCTGAATCAAAACCGTAAAACAAGCTCCATCGACATTGtgatatttaaaatagttttttattttttaacatttatatattaaaaaaaatatttaaaaacacaggTAGAAACACTCGCAGACATGCCGTATAAGTGGAGAACCCTTGACTAGAACAATGGAGGGGGTAATTCCATTGTTCGTCTACCAAGTTTTCTTTCTTCGTCAATCATgtagataaaatatttcttgaagttttttcttGCCAGAAGTTTCCAATGTGACAATTAAGAACTGATTATTTATAGTCCATCGATTTCCCCTCAAGATAGGGCGCCGCCTTGACCACCTGAGTCTAggtttggggttttttttttaaaaagggaaagttccctttaattgttttatagaaaaatgtAATTTTGTTGGTATTATATTACTGTTATAATTATcataagatttaaataaaagtgagttataattataactaaaatattaattattaaaattttaaatgactTCTCGTCGACTCCAATAggattttctttaataaatcctccaagtttttttttcttctaggaTGAATGATTACAATGgtactttttttcattgttttaagcCCCAACCTGAACTGATAGGTGGATCTAGAAGCCGGCTAACGACCCGTatggatggaaaaaaaataataaaaaatattatttgatctGGTTAAAACCTGACTATCAattcattgactttttttttttatcaaaacaacctcggtttgattgtttttttgttaatcagGGTTAATCCTCCTAACTTGGAtcttattctaaattaattcttggatcgaattttaaaactatattataaattttttatgtgtcTTAGTCTTAGAAAATTTTTGTTATCACCTATTAATGGGAACAAGTCAGCAATATTAGGTCCCATTGATGGAAGAATCAAGAATGCAATTAGATATCAAAGTCACTAGCTCTATGAGGATAGATCCAATGACTTAATCACTTGAAATCTTAATACAACTATAAATCTATTCTTCAATCTACGATGGATTCATGAATAAATCtgcaatacaaataaaaaacaataaaaaaaacctcaaagatCGAGGGAAAAAACCAAACAAGgccataaataatttaaattcattattttggACATTTGAATACATCAAATCTAGAAATtagatttagaattattaaaaaagaaaagaaaagaaaaaagtagggaaaagaaagagaggttGCTTCTTTGACAGCAACCAAAAAttaatgtgtgtttttttaaagagtacTGTTTAGAGAAGGGAGATAACGagagcctatttttttttttttttttttgtaatactCAAAAACTTTAGTTCCCTCCAAATTATATtgtgattaataaataaatcatattgtTAAATAACATTATATCATTTTGACTGGTTAAGAAATCCCATTCCGTTTAATTAAgaaggttttgtttttcaatttttataaacaaaaataaaggtttttattacacttttaaaatattctttcaatattttcaggtttaattcataaaaaaaataaaagatcttattttaatcataaaatatcatatttttggatttaatgtctttaaaattaagtatgtgtttgatattgtggtgtaTTATTCcttattaaagtgtttttttttgcttgaaaatatatcaaaataattttttttattttttttattttcaatatcagcatattaaaattattgaaaaatattaaaaaaaacattaatttacttcttttttaagcTAAACACATTTTTCAAATGGATCTAAATGTAGttctaaatacaaaaagaaatggTGGCTATAAGGATCAAAAACATGAAGTAATTGGGGAATGTCATGTATAATCTTTTTACATTATattcactatttaaaaaaaaataacaaaggtgattttaaaaaaataaataaataacataggcaaaaaaaaaaaaatcttgaaaaataacataactcAAAAGAAAATACTACGAGgaccaaatattttttgaaaaagcatcAGTGTTTCCTTTCTGGGTGtgttatttacaaaaaaagttttttattaacgtggatgtcagggccagcttgcacgtatctcgactaatcctacatGCTCTGcaaaaaatctttttctatttatgttagttgttgttttttttaaggtgctaattaaaaaaaaaacccttcaaaaaGAACATagttcagaaaaataaaaatcgctATTTACATTGTGAACACAAACTAACCAAACctaacaaattaattagaaaccaattaattttatgttgacTGATTGGAGAATTCTAGTCTTTACCAAATCTGGTTAGTAGATTCCTCCCCCCATAATAAACGTTAAGAgatataaaatgaagaaaatggagCCAAGGTCGTCACTCTTGGAAATCACAAcgaatttcatttttatatataggcAAGAAAATTCTTTATATAAACTTACCTTGCTTTGATagttttttcctcctttttacTTCCAAATGATCACTACATCACATGACCATGATCTTTCTTCCAATTCAAACTTGCCCTTAAATGGCGAcgaatcttttttaatttcaagaatccaACATCTTTCTTGGTGTGTGTGCTGCggcatattttataaaattcctAGAGCGCAGAGATGTAATTATCAGCCAAGGAAGTCAAGGCATATCATCTTGTTTAAAGGTACAAGCACCTCCTCAAAGCAAGAGTAACAACAATTATCAGCCAAAACAAGTCCAAAAGCTCAAATGAAGGCAGACAGACTGTTTCTGTATTCTTTGCTTTTGATTCTCCaattcattttttgtgtttccAAGGACTCCATAAACACCACCCAAATCATAAGAGATGGTGATGTTTTGATTTCCAGAGGAAATAATTTTGCGTTAGGATTTTTCAGTCCAGGAAAATCTAGCAATAGATATCTTGGGATTTGGTACCATAAATTACCTGAACAAACAGTAGTGTGGGTAGCAAACAGGAACCATCCAATCATTGGCTCCTCAGGGGttttgtcatttgatgaatATGGAAACCTCAGTCTCTATAGTGACGGCAATCGAAATGTTTCAGTATGGTCTGCAAATGTTTCAGGGGAGGAAGCTGATACTTCTGTAGCTCAGCTTTTGGATTCAGGAAACTTTGTTTTGGTTCAAGAAAGTGGAAATATTTTATGGCAAAGCTTTGATTATCCAACACACTATGTATTGCCAGGAATGAAACTTGGGCTGGATCTGAAAACAGGTCTTGACCGGTTCCTGACATCGTGGATATCAGCTGATGACCCTGGGATTGGAGACTACTCATATAGGGTCAACCCTAGTGGTTCACCACAAATCTTTCTCTACAAAGGCCAAAAACGTGTCTGGCGAACTTCCCCTTGGCCTTGGAGACCACAGAGGAGGTCATACAACTCTCAATTTGTCAATGATCAAGACGAGATAGGCATGACAACTGCTATCCCTGCTGAGGATTCTGTTATGGTGAGACTACTGGTGGATCATTCAGGATTTGTTAAGGCAGTAAAATGGCATGAAAGCGATGGCCAGTGGAAGGAGACGTGGAGGGCACCACGGTCTAAATGCGACTCGTATGGATGGTGTGGTCCGTATAGTACTTGTGAACCTACTGATGCTTATAAATTCGAATGTTCTTGTTTGCCTGGGTTCGAGCCCAGGAATCCAAGTGATTGGTTGCTGAGAAATGGGTCTACCGGTTGTGTCAGGAAGCGGTTAGAGTCTTCATCTGTATGCAGGAATGGAGAAGGGTTTCTGAAGGTAGAAATTGTATTTCTTCCTGATACTTCTGCAGCAGTCTGGGTGGATATGGATATGAGTCATGCAGACTGTGAAAGGGAATGCAAGAGGAACTGTTCATGCTCTGCATACGCAAGTGTAGATATTCCAGACAAAGGCACTGGTTGTTTGACATGGTATGGCGAGTTAGTAGATGCAGTTCGATATAACATGAGTGACAGATATGATCTGTATGTTCGAGTCGATGCACTTGAATTAGGTACTTTCTTCCTGCTTTGTTTCGGTTACTgccatttgaaacaaaaattctgAATTCCTCACTATTTTCACTTTCATGCAGCTGAGAATGCGAGGAAATCAAATGATTATCTTGCAAAGGAGATTCCTGCCATTCTAATTCCCACTGTTTTTTCAGCTTTGCTGGTCATTAGCATAGTAGCTTATTTTTGGCGTAAGAGGAGAGGAAATAAAGGTAGGACAAAGCAAGAACTACTACACATGGTAGAGTAAAGGAATTAGGAAAATATTGAAATCTGAAATATTACTTTAGCAGCGTAAACACAAGGTTGTTATATGCAATATTCACAGCAGTTAGATGTTCTTATCGACTGTCAGTGTTACCTGTCAAAAACTTTTTTGGCAGCGGGTTACTTGTA
It contains:
- the LOC7497028 gene encoding G-type lectin S-receptor-like serine/threonine-protein kinase RKS1, producing the protein MKADRLFLYSLLLILQFIFCVSKDSINTTQIIRDGDVLISRGNNFALGFFSPGKSSNRYLGIWYHKLPEQTVVWVANRNHPIIGSSGVLSFDEYGNLSLYSDGNRNVSVWSANVSGEEADTSVAQLLDSGNFVLVQESGNILWQSFDYPTHYVLPGMKLGLDLKTGLDRFLTSWISADDPGIGDYSYRVNPSGSPQIFLYKGQKRVWRTSPWPWRPQRRSYNSQFVNDQDEIGMTTAIPAEDSVMVRLLVDHSGFVKAVKWHESDGQWKETWRAPRSKCDSYGWCGPYSTCEPTDAYKFECSCLPGFEPRNPSDWLLRNGSTGCVRKRLESSSVCRNGEGFLKVEIVFLPDTSAAVWVDMDMSHADCERECKRNCSCSAYASVDIPDKGTGCLTWYGELVDAVRYNMSDRYDLYVRVDALELAENARKSNDYLAKEIPAILIPTVFSALLVISIVAYFWRKRRGNKGSWVANELRRSSSDQDLPYFKLSTISAATNNFSPDNKLGQGGFGSVYKGELPDREKIAVKRLSNNSRQGIEEFTNEVKVIAKLQHRNLVKLVGCCIQGGEQMLVYEYMPNKSLDSFLFNETRKLFLDWSKRFDIIVGIARGILYLHQDSRLRIIHRDLKCSNILLDAEMNPKISDFGIARIFKSDQILDNTKRVVGTYGYMSPEYAVFGKFSLKSDVFSFGVMLLEIVSGKKNNEFNPQNPAQTLIGLVWGLWKEDRALEIVDSSLQVLYHPQEALKCIKIGLLCVQEDAIERPSMLAVVFMFNSSETTIPSPKQPAFTFREPCISPHVAVSGCLNVTMTDIEGR